From the Anopheles stephensi strain Indian chromosome X, UCI_ANSTEP_V1.0, whole genome shotgun sequence genome, the window ATAACCCACCAAGGAaggtaattattttttttaaatcttgcCCGTAAATTAATTTGTATGATAGCttcaaaatttatgcaaaatgtTGAATGAAAGGCCTCGAAATCGAATCGTGCAATTGTTTAACCAGACGATATAAACCCGCTATTCAACAACTGTGCGACAGTGCGCACACGCTCGTGCGTCAGTGTGCGTTGTGTCAGGGGCAATCATCGCGTTCCGGGAAACGGCGTCTGGCGTTCCCTGCAATGTTCTGGTTTGTATTGCTTTGTGCTGCAATCTAGTTTTCACTGCTTTTCCATCGGAAAGCGGTAGTTGCGTTCGGTGTAGCGTTTCGAATGCGTTCCCGTAAACCCCGGGCTCACTTAACACTTCGTTCGCTCCCTTCACAACAGAAACCACGAACATGAGGAACACCGTGAAGCGCAGGAAGTCCAGCGGTCTTACCACCCAAACATTGCTGGACTTTGATTTAGGCGAATCGTCATCGGATTCGGATTTCCGCATCGAGGATCACGATGACGAAAGTGACGACTGTTCGTTAGGATCGAAGGAAGAGAACGACGATGGGGgagatgatgacgatgatgatgatgatgacgacgatgatgacgacgacgacgaggacgacgatgatgacgatgatgaagagGATGCGGATGcggacgaggacgaggatgaggacgatgaggacgatcAGGCCAATCAACCGCTGCAGCATCTGAAAGGCCAGAATGGAGCGAACCGTAAAGCTGCCGACCAGGATGCGAACGAAACCGGAaacgatgaggatgaggaggaggaggaagaggacaATTCGAACGAGGGTAGCGCGAAGGTGACGAGCGTACCGGTGCCGGTGTCGAAGGTGACGAGCGAGCGGGAAGCCGCAATCCAGAAGCTGCTGATGAAATCGATCTGCTGCGCCTGCTTGGGTGACCGCAGCGATGATCAGAACGAGATCGTCGAGTGTGACGGTTGCGGCGTTACCGTGCACGAAGGTTGCTACGGTGTGAGCGAAAGTACCAGCGTTACCAGCACGATTTCGTCCTGCTCGACCGAGCCATGGTTTTGTGATGCGTGCAAGGCGGGGATTGAAAATCCGGACTGTGAGCTGTGCCCGAACAAGGGTGGCATCTTCAAGGAGACGGATGTGGGCAAATGGGTACATCTGGTGTGTGCGCTGTACGTGCCGGGTGTAGCGTTCGGCGAGGTGGACCAACTGTCCTCCGTGACGCTGTTCGAGATGCCGTACAACAAATGGGGCGCCAAAACGTGCAGCCTGTGCGAGGACGCACGGCTCGCGCGCACCGGTGTCTGTATCGGGTGCGATGCCGGTATGTGTAAGACGTACTTTCACGTCACCTGTGCCCAGTACCATGGGTTCCTGTCCGAGGCACACTCGGAGGAAGCGGACCAGGCCGACCCGTTCTACGCCCACTGTAAGATACATTCGGACAAATCGCTCATCAAGCACCGCAAGCGCAACTACAACACGATCAAGATGAAGGCGGTGCAGCGGCAGCTGGAGGAAGAGTCGCGACGCAAGCAAAAACCAACCCCGGAACAGGTACGCATCGAGCGGAAGCTTACCAAACACCGCAAACGGTACGTCGCGCACAAGGAGATGAAAATACCGCCCTGGGTACCGACGCAGAAGATGCCGCGGCTGCTGATCACGAGCGCTACCGCGTGCAAGAAGATGCTGTACAAAGCGGAACTGATGGGGCTGGATATGGCGGCGATCGAGTTTCAGGAGGCGCAGATTGCTTCGCTGAGCGATGTGCGCAAGAAGTGGCACATACCGCCCGCATTTAGCGTCGAGTTTATTGGCTACTACCTCGACCGGGCGATCCGGCTGGTGGACATGAAGAAAAATCTGCAGGAACAGATCGTGCTGAACAAACATCTGCtcgggaagcagcagcagctgcgcgTCAAGTATGATCGCAGCGTAGCGAAGAACCAGGACGCGCTGAAGGTGAACGAATCGTACAAAGCAACCATATCGAAGATTTACGAGCATCTGAATGCGCTCTGCCCGAACAAAGCGCTCATACCGGTGGAACAGGTCGGCAAGCCGCCGGTCGTTGGCGCTCCATCGTACGGGAAACCGGTGCACCAGAACGTCGTAATAAATGCAGCCCTAAGCGTCACACCGCCCGCCCGCACAATGTCCGTCCCGACGGCGGCCGCATTGAAGATGGGCGTAGGGTTTCCGCTGCAGAATCTCATGGTGCCGGGCAAGCGGGACGATACCGGGCGCATTCTGAGCACCCAGTGCAAGCAGAACAGCGAAGAGCTGCTGAACGAGTGTGGCATCTGCAAGCGTTGCAATGATCAGCATCTGCTGGCGAAGTGTGACACCTGCCATCTGCATTACCATCTCGGTTGCTTGAACCCGCCGCTCACGCGCCACCCGAAAAAGTCGAAACTGTACGGCTGGCAGTGTTCCGAGTGCGATAAGTCGGACGACTCCAATCCGGAAAGTATCATCATACCGAAGATGCCACGGAAATCGCGCACCCGCTACTCCAAGGACGGTACGATTGTGCGGTACGATTTTACCTATCCCGAGCATACGGCACCACCAACAACGCCACCTACCCAGACCGATGGCACCCGGAAGTCGATTAAGGGTGGCAACCCGGTGGTGCTGCTCTCGACCGGTTCGGTGGACATCAAGCAGGAATGTACAAACGAGGCAGAATCGTCGATTGCAAAGCTACCCGGTAAGCGTGGtcggaagaaaaaatcgattgACGCACCACCCGGCATGCCCGGTGGTGAGGCGACACACCCACTTCCGGCTGACGATACAAACGATCTCAAACCCATAAACTCCACGAAAGAGGAGCAGAGCGACGAACAGAGCAGCAAACATTCGCTGCTCGATTCTACCTTTTCCGAACTGGACACGTcggacgagcagcagcagcagcaacggccgCTGGCTAGTAAGCCGGAAAAGGTAGAATCAACCACCACGACAGCACCGGACCCGTCCGCGGCTGGTACGTCGCAACACAGAACGATGCCTGCGCAGGAGGGAGAATCGCCAGCAATGGTGCATACCTCATGGCCCGGCGCGGCCAGCTCATCGGAAGCGGTTgcagcaacagtagcagcagcaggaggatCGGGTGTTCTGTCTGGCCCAGCCCGGGAAAATACCGCGTCCTTCTCATCCACACACCACAAGCACAGTAAGCGGCGAAAGGAAAAGCATCGCAACCGGTCGCCGAACACGGAGCGCACCATTTCGAAGGACCacaaacggaaacggaagcgAAAGAATCACGACTATGAACCGGTCGACCAAACGGATCTCGATTACGGACCACTGCCGGAGTACGGTGATAGCCGGCCGCGTATAAAAATTAAGGTACGGCAACCGTGGCGCTCACGGCATCTATCATTCCATCTTACACACCCCCTCCCGTTTTTTACTCCAACATTTTAGATCAAATCCGTACTGGACGGGTCCAACCGGCACACGACACAGATATTCTACGTGCGCACCGAACCACGAATAGAAGAGTCCGAGTCTGCGCTACCACAGCTCATATCCGGTGCCGCCGACAGTTCATCGCAGATGGTAATTCCTCGCTTTTTGCTATCATTatgctctgtctctctctaaTGCACGCAAATCATTCTCCAGAACCAACTGCAGGCGAATCAAATGGTACCGGCAGCTACCCAGCTGACACCGTTTAACGGCACCGAGCATAGCGCTCAGGGACGGGCGCGTGTGAAGCGGGATGTTGGCAGTCGTCTAAGTGCGTCcagcaccacctccaccggAGCAATCGGCTCATCGTCGTCCGGACCGGATGAATGCATTTGTGACGTTTGCCAGGGTCCGGGCAGCTCAGCTAACATCGTACAGTACGTATCAATCGTACATCTCGCGTGTCAATATTGTTAACATGTGTctctgtgcttttttttttttacctgtGTAGGTGCGATGAATGCCAAAAAAGCTATCACTTCGGATGTTTGGAACCACCActgaaaaaaacacccaaacggCGTGGTTATTCCTGGCACTGTGCAGATTGCGATCCAACGGTAAGTTCGTGCCGGTGTTCTCAGTCAAGGACCTTTTTTCCTATTCATTGGGTAACACACCGTTCCATTCACTCTTCACCTACAGGATGTCGAAAGCTGAATGACGGTTCTGCTGCAGCTATTCCTTCCAACAATGCTCCTTCATCTCGAACCAGCGTCCAGCAATCGCTCTCGAACATTGCCTATTCATCTCGAGAAGCTCCGTATTAATTATGATTTACTTTAAGTTCACTATTGGTACACGTTTGCACACGGTTCAATAGTGCCATTACGGGTGTCGTTGTGTACTCACAGCTGGATAGGACACCTCGTACACCCGACTGCCTGATTTGATATTATTTGCTGCCTAAATATTTCACCCGGAGGATCTTCACAGCATCTACAGTGATTATTGCACTATTCGATCGAACTACGCTTGGATGTGGCGTATCCAcggttcccccccccccccccccccccgcacaATCATCGTTTATTGTagctttctttccattttcgtaatatattttttacgtCACGTTGTCCATAACAGAGTCAGCCATTACGTTAAGCTTTGCCGGGGCACACATGAATTGCTGAGCCAAATGAGAGGAATTGTAAAATGAGGAAAACATCCATTGTAGTACTGCCCTAAAATAAATGTCTATCAGCCCAAACTCGAACAAGGGGTAAGCATTCTTCTGCTTCtcagacttcttggtccgtgcaCGGTAGGGCACGCATCGTATCAGGACTGCAACCGCTTGCACCGGTCTGACTGACGACTGCAGCGTGTTCGTAACCATTGTATCCTTCCGGTTGGGGTCACCCTCAGGATATTCTAACCCTCCGACAGGTAGGTACTTTGTCTTCATCACATCGAACTTCTTTCTTGGCCAGATGCTATGGAGCACGTCGTTAAGTCATGGCCTGGTGTCAAATTCGTTTACAGGTAACACGGTCGATGGCTACATCCGATCTCTCTCAGGACTGACTTAATCTAGCCAACGTGCTCGCTGTGCTGCTCCTCTACGCGTCGTGATGTACGGGTTGCTGGAGAGCACCCCAaaccaaacagctcagctagctcatggttcattctccttctccacacgccctgCACAAGCAAAAGATTGGCGTCCTCCGCCATCCGTCAAGTCCAGGACTCTTGCCTATAGAAGAACTACCAgccgtatcagtgtgcgattGTAGGAGTCTTCTTGATCTCAGGAGTCTGTGCAGTCCGTAGTCGATTCCTCTGAACAATGCGCCTTCGGATTTCGCTGTTGAAGCTGTTGTCCGAGGTTACGTACCTGCCAACTGTAGCAAAACTCCTCTGCTACCTCAAGATCGTCGCCGTCAACTCTGTTTCCTAAGTCCTAAGTCCAATTCTATAAGCCTCGAGATGAGTTTAATCTCTAGTGCTCTAGTTCCTCACGAGTCGTCCTATGTCTCAAGGGCGTCCCCCTGTTAATATCGATAGTATCCTCAACGGTAGCGGACTTCCATCTTCAACTGGTCCAAACATAACTTCCGCACTCATACCTTTACCTGTACTCTATCCCCAAAGAAAAAGAGCTCACAAACTAAGATgcccaaacagcaacaacgccACCACGTGCATCCGTGAGCGTCATCTATTTTGAGATTTATGATCGACCGCAATGGAGTGGTGGTAATTATAACGGGTGGAGACGGTATGGCAGCTGGCCGTCAGTGGTAGCTCGGTCGGCCAGGGCCACCAGGCCAACGAATTCGACAACGAGAGCAAGGGTGTCCTCGGGTCGCAAGCAATcaacacacaggcacacagcTGGTAACGATTCGGTTCGTTGACGCGTACGGAGCGCATGGCACACAGCGAGATTTGCACACGTATCATCTATATCCACTAACCAACGGTGACGCGACAATCCCCCACAGACGTCCCCCCCTCACGAAAATCGCTGTATGGCTGCTTACGAACGGATGTGTGGAATGTCCACTTCCATCTTTCACATGTCCGGACCTTACTGAGGGGAGGGGGGATGGGCATCAGCCAAATAAAACTATACCCAACTGCACCAATTCTCCCAGCAGCGACGAATCGAAACCAGCTGCGTAATAAACTATTGTCGCATAATAGTGCCCTGAGCAAGATGGAAATGCGCCTCTTTAAATGCCTCCGCCGCAGGTTGGACCGCATTTTGACGCGAGCCAAAACCTCCCACACGCAACACATTTTGCGCGCGCAAAAGTGCTAACCGCGCTGTGCGACCACTCATCGTGGCCGTACCTGATAGTGTCGTGTGCACGTGCacgttttgtatttgtttgtgcATTATACAAATCCAACGCCAGGGTCCGGTCTAGTCGCCGACCACCGGTCACAGACCAGTTGCAGTCAGATCTCCGTGTGAAGTGGTCAAAGTTTGGGAAACAAACTTCCTCCAAGGCACACCGCTAGTGACCGCCGTAGTAGTAGTGTTTGGAAGTTTTGAAAGTGTACTAAGGGTAGTGGAcgagttgctttttttttgggtgacaAAGTTGTAGCAGTGACTATCACTAGTGAAAATGGTGCGTTTCGACTTTCTTTCGATTTAAAAGTAGCATAGTCAAGATGCAAGCTGCGTATGCTTTCCTCCAGCCAACAATCAAATTAATCCAGTGTTCCAATCAAACCAATTCCAAAGCGCTCTTCCACTATTCGCTAGCTTTATGATGCAATTGTTTAGCTTAAAGAACTCTCTTTAAAAGATCTTGTTACAGTCTGAGCATCTCCAGATACATTCTGTGTCGCCTCGAATTTAGAATTGCGTCCTGATGAAGCCTTCAAAAGAGCCCTTACAACTTCAAGTCTCAAACATTCTCCAAAGAACTCTAAACCTATTCAAGCCTCTCGCCATTCCAGGCCGCCGTCTGCTTCGGGTGCAAGGAAGAGATTAAGGACAAGATGCTGGAGGCACTGGAAAAGAGCTGGCATCCGGAGCACTTTGCCTGCAAGGAGTGCAAGAAGCGCATCGCCGAAAATAAGTTCCACGAAAGCGAAGGGCTTCCGGTGTGCACCAAGTGCTTCGAGTCGAAGATACAGGCGATCTGTGCCGCGTGCCGCAAACTTGTAACCGAGGTAAGTGGTAGGCGGGACGCCATTCCCGTACCTTCCCGAGCTCTGGTTGTGAGGGGGCTGGAAGTGGttgcacaccaccaccgttgcCACTGTTCAGTGTTGATTTTCTGTGTTGCACACGGTTTCCATtcctcgagagagagagtgagaggaaGTTCTGAGTGATcccgcgggggggggggggggggggggggaatgacGGGTGTTCCGTTTTGGAGATCGTTAGGTGTTTCGGATGTTATTTTTAGTCCGAATCGAGGCGTAATATCGCTCGCCAAGCCATAAACAAAGATCGCTGCCAGGTGACGGAGATCACTGCACCGGATTATTGGAGGTCTGGAGTGGTTTGGAGGAGGTACGGGGCCAACCTACATTCCGTTTTGGGGCATGACCTGTTACATCTGATGCTGGGGTGTATCCCTATCCTCTACTTCTGTATCTGACGCGATTGCGTGTTCTTAAGCCGACGTGTAACAACGTGTAACGCTTCGGTAACGCTTCGGTAACGACCTTCCTTCCCGTTCCAGAAAGTGGTGAAGGCGATGGGCAAGACCTGGCACCTGGAGCACTTTATCTGTGGTGGACCGTGCAAGCAGCAGCTGTCGGGCAAAACGTTCTTCGAGCGCAATGGCAAACCGTACTGTACCGCCGACTACGAGCGGCTGTACGCGCCCAAGTGTGGCGGCTGCAAGAAACCGATCGCCGAGAAAGCGTTGTCCGCGCTGGAAAGCAAATGGCACAAGGAGTGTTTCAAGTGCAAGGTAAGTGCAACGCAACCTTCGGGTGAGCGCCACCAAGAACAATCCGATCGTTACgaccaaaagaaaaatgaaatcaCGAGTGAAATGCACGCATATGTGTATCTGCGTCGGCAAGATGCGCGATATAAAGTTCTATTTATAGTTCGTCCGAAGTGTCGACGATACCTTAAAATAGCATCGGACGCCACTTGGACTGTTCTCCATAATAGCGCACAGACCAGCTGCTCTCACCTGCTGTCAGGATGGTGGGAGAAGGCAGAGTCGTTCCTCTGCATTCACGCTCTCTACTAATGTATTCGCTTGCAACCGGTCACATTCCAGCTCTGCAAGGAACCGATAGGAGCGGACGCCAAATTCCGGGCCGACAAGGAAAAGCAACCGATCTGCGAGAAGTGTGGCATATAGGTGCCTCTGCTGTGCGCTGCttctcttctgctgctgcgagtTGTTGTTAGACGTAAAAATGTATCGTGTATTCGCGTGTGCCATTTTGTTAAGCGACCTAACCTAACTTGTTACCAACAAACGGTGACCAGGTGTCGGATATTTATGAATATACCGTCCGTTTGAGTATTTAGTGGATCTTTGCGCCAGAAGTGGCCCAGCTAGTGGTGTTAAGTATTatctgtttcttcttcttcatctcaCTTTTCTGTATATACAAAATGACTCCGAATCACATCGACAAATGTTGCGCAGGAGAAGGAGATCCTCGCCGCAAATCTATCAAGTGCTATCTCATATTCACGTTGTTTGCtattaaataaatagataATTTATTGTTGCATCTTGCAGACAGAGCATTGTACCATGTGTTTCACATTCTTTCACCTTTCTCCCCATCTCCCCCTCCTCCCCTCCCACCTTCGAATCCGAGATTGCAGGCCTTTGTTGGGATCAGGCCTGAGTGTCTGACCAGTTTCCGAAAGGCGCAACAGCGGCCCCCCGACCGCGGGCGGGGACAGTGGTGAATTAGCCGAAGATGTTATTGACTAAACTGTTGAAGCCACTGCTAAGCGTCGACAGGATGCCCTCGTCCGAACCGGAACCTTGCGATGCGGTCGGTGGTAGCTGCTGGGGCCGGTACTGGGTCGAGGCGGCCGGTCGATAGTGTTGCGAGCCGTCATTGCGCTGTACGTAATAGGGGAGAAGTGGGGATAGGGTGCCGGTTACATAGGTACTGTTCCGCCCTTAGCGCACGATTCGCCCGGGAGACCGGAAGAGACAGAcgcgaagagagagagagagttttggTTAAGTAAAAacccagccacacacacacacacccagtaACTATGTACACATGTTCCAGAAGGTGGCTTCCAGAAGGTGAGCCGGTATATTATGCGTCAAAGAGTTAAGGGAAAACGTGGCAATAACTTGGAAcaaggtaatttttttttgaggagAAAGAACTATATCTCAAGCGTTCCTAGTTTGGCATCGAGTTGCTCGTGGGGTAAGTTGTAACGATTATTTGACGAAAATATTAACAAACGCTTACAGACTACGCATTGGTTGTGTGACTACTTGTGTGACGTCCGCCTGAACGTATTAGATTTGTACGCACCGTTTGTACTCTCTAGAACTCTATACCACAACCTACCCTAGATTATAATGCGTAAAATGGTGGTTTGGCTTTTCGATCCGCTCGGGTTATCTATGTACAAACAATCTGTTACCCACTGGCTCAGGAGCTGAAAATGAGCCGATCTCGATTGGCGGTACTCGGCTCGGGTCCGGTGGCCGGTGGCCGGTCGTACGACGCACCGGGTAGCTGTATGTTGCTGTGTTCCGCATCCTTTACGGTGAAAGAGAAAGAGCCAGTAGTAGATCCAACAGTAGACGTGATGGAAGTAGGattagtagtggtggtagtagtagtagcgggAAGTgaagtggtagtggtagtagaagtagtagcaGTCGGAGCCATAGCTATCTTAGCACGAGAGCTATTCATCCGTGGACGCTTGTTAGTAGAGGATGCGTGTTGCTTTAACAGCGTGTGCGTTGTACGCTGTTAATTAAAGGATAGAGAGGTTAGTATCGCAAGCTGAACCTGCAGATTACAGTCTACAAAACGAGCATTTTTTGTCTATTGTACATATGCAGGGTGCGTTAGATTTATAGAGACTTTGAGTCGTAAGTCTCGACTAGTAAACGTATCGTCGATGATAGGTATGGTACAGCTACGAAGCGGTGACGTCTCCAGTCTCACCCATGCTACGTACCTTGGACGGTTGCAGCGTCACGTTCAGCAACGTGGGATGCTGCTCCACGATCATAAAGTCCACATCCTTCGGCACGAATCCGTCCGCAAACACCTCCAGCTTATACACGCCCGGCAGCAGTATACGCCAGAACTCACCGtacttggtggtggtgaaccCAATATCGCGCCCCTTTATTTTGAGCTGTGCCCGCTCGACCGGATTGCCGGTCGGGTCCATGATGAAGCCCTGCACGCCACGGTGCGCCTCGGCGAGAAACTTGATCAGCGACATCTGATTGTCGTCCCAGTACTTGCGCAGCTCGTACGCCGGTGGAAACTTGCAGCAGGACACCTCGAGCGTTACCTCCATGCAACCGTGCCAGACGTAGTTGAAGTCCTGCATACCACCGGTCAG encodes:
- the LOC118517481 gene encoding PHD finger protein 14, which produces MRNTVKRRKSSGLTTQTLLDFDLGESSSDSDFRIEDHDDESDDCSLGSKEENDDGGDDDDDDDDDDDDDDDDEDDDDDDDEEDADADEDEDEDDEDDQANQPLQHLKGQNGANRKAADQDANETGNDEDEEEEEEDNSNEGSAKVTSVPVPVSKVTSEREAAIQKLLMKSICCACLGDRSDDQNEIVECDGCGVTVHEGCYGVSESTSVTSTISSCSTEPWFCDACKAGIENPDCELCPNKGGIFKETDVGKWVHLVCALYVPGVAFGEVDQLSSVTLFEMPYNKWGAKTCSLCEDARLARTGVCIGCDAGMCKTYFHVTCAQYHGFLSEAHSEEADQADPFYAHCKIHSDKSLIKHRKRNYNTIKMKAVQRQLEEESRRKQKPTPEQVRIERKLTKHRKRYVAHKEMKIPPWVPTQKMPRLLITSATACKKMLYKAELMGLDMAAIEFQEAQIASLSDVRKKWHIPPAFSVEFIGYYLDRAIRLVDMKKNLQEQIVLNKHLLGKQQQLRVKYDRSVAKNQDALKVNESYKATISKIYEHLNALCPNKALIPVEQVGKPPVVGAPSYGKPVHQNVVINAALSVTPPARTMSVPTAAALKMGVGFPLQNLMVPGKRDDTGRILSTQCKQNSEELLNECGICKRCNDQHLLAKCDTCHLHYHLGCLNPPLTRHPKKSKLYGWQCSECDKSDDSNPESIIIPKMPRKSRTRYSKDGTIVRYDFTYPEHTAPPTTPPTQTDGTRKSIKGGNPVVLLSTGSVDIKQECTNEAESSIAKLPGKRGRKKKSIDAPPGMPGGEATHPLPADDTNDLKPINSTKEEQSDEQSSKHSLLDSTFSELDTSDEQQQQQRPLASKPEKVESTTTTAPDPSAAGTSQHRTMPAQEGESPAMVHTSWPGAASSSEAVAATVAAAGGSGVLSGPARENTASFSSTHHKHSKRRKEKHRNRSPNTERTISKDHKRKRKRKNHDYEPVDQTDLDYGPLPEYGDSRPRIKIKIKSVLDGSNRHTTQIFYVRTEPRIEESESALPQLISGAADSSSQMNQLQANQMVPAATQLTPFNGTEHSAQGRARVKRDVGSRLSASSTTSTGAIGSSSSGPDECICDVCQGPGSSANIVQCDECQKSYHFGCLEPPLKKTPKRRGYSWHCADCDPTDVES
- the LOC118517489 gene encoding transforming growth factor beta-1-induced transcript 1 protein-like isoform X1, with product MAAVCFGCKEEIKDKMLEALEKSWHPEHFACKECKKRIAENKFHESEGLPVCTKCFESKIQAICAACRKLVTEKVVKAMGKTWHLEHFICGGPCKQQLSGKTFFERNGKPYCTADYERLYAPKCGGCKKPIAEKALSALESKWHKECFKCKLCKEPIGADAKFRADKEKQPICEKCGI
- the LOC118517489 gene encoding leupaxin-like isoform X2, with the translated sequence MLEALEKSWHPEHFACKECKKRIAENKFHESEGLPVCTKCFESKIQAICAACRKLVTEKVVKAMGKTWHLEHFICGGPCKQQLSGKTFFERNGKPYCTADYERLYAPKCGGCKKPIAEKALSALESKWHKECFKCKLCKEPIGADAKFRADKEKQPICEKCGI